A window of Flavobacterium branchiarum genomic DNA:
GGAAAATTTGTAATTGTAGAAATTACAGACAGAGGACCATTTGTAAAAACACGCGAAATAGATTTATCCAAACGTGCTTTTATGGACATCGCTAAAAACAAAGGGGCTGGAGCAATGAAAGTAACTATTGAGACAATAGAAAAAATTAAATAAATTTTTGAATACTCATCATGATTCCAAAATGGAGTGCTTCATGATAGTTATTATAAATTATTGCATCTTCCGTGCTTTTAAAAGTAAAACCAAGGCTTGTCGTGAACTCATTATAGGTATTAAACACTTTTTCATTATAATCTGCTTCTGTTTTAATTATAGTTTCAAAAAGTAATGATTTAATTTCCTCAAGTTCTTTTTGTGATATATCGCCTTCAGGCTTGGTTCCTTTTCTATATTTCCCTACAAACTCATCCGAAACCATCATAGGCAAACCTGACAACTTATAAACCAGTATTTGCTGTGTGACAACAATATGCGCAATATTCCAAATTAGATTATTACTAAACCCTTCTGGAATTTTATTTAGTTGTTCTAAAGAATAATTATCTAAAAATTGTGATGTTAATTTTCTACTTGTTCGAATAATTTCAAATGTTTGATCCATGATTTTGTTTTTTTATAAAAATAGCCCTTTTAAATATTTAAAAGGGTTTTCTTTGTACTCTAAATTCCGACGCTATGAATAAAATATACTACCTCGCTTCTTGTGATACTTGTCGCAAAATAATAAAAGGACTACCTAAAGATAATGATTTGGTATTTCATGACATTAAGCAAAACCCAATTACCGAAACTGAACTAGAAGAAATGCACCGCCTTGCAGGTAGTTACGAAGCTTTGTTTAGCAAAAAAGCACAATTGTATAAATCAATGGATTTAAAAAACAAATCATTGACCGAAGCAGATTACAAAAAATACATATTAGAACATTACACTTTCTTGAGCCGCCCTGTCTTTATTATTGATGAAAAAATATACATTGGCAACACGCAACAAAATATCTTACAGGTAATGAGAGCTTTAACCAAATAAGCTACAACTGTATTACAGCAAATATTTC
This region includes:
- a CDS encoding DinB family protein, whose protein sequence is MDQTFEIIRTSRKLTSQFLDNYSLEQLNKIPEGFSNNLIWNIAHIVVTQQILVYKLSGLPMMVSDEFVGKYRKGTKPEGDISQKELEEIKSLLFETIIKTEADYNEKVFNTYNEFTTSLGFTFKSTEDAIIYNNYHEALHFGIMMSIQKFI
- a CDS encoding arsenate reductase family protein, with the translated sequence MNKIYYLASCDTCRKIIKGLPKDNDLVFHDIKQNPITETELEEMHRLAGSYEALFSKKAQLYKSMDLKNKSLTEADYKKYILEHYTFLSRPVFIIDEKIYIGNTQQNILQVMRALTK